From a region of the Streptomyces sp. NBC_01454 genome:
- the bla gene encoding class A beta-lactamase: protein MYENSGTGAVPTRRALLGTGAGLLAAGLLAGSAGPAAAQDRAPTATKDPSSATGDVHAALRRLERAHRARVGAFAHNTVTGATVAYRADTRVPLCSVFKTLAVGAVLRDLDHHGETLARRIHYTRADLIANSPVTAAHLATGMTVAELCAAAVQRSDNTAANLLLRELGGPTAVTDFARSLGDRATRLDRWEPDLNSAEPWRRTDTTTPAAIGRTFARLLVGDALTPADRARLTAWMKANETNTDRFRAGLPRDWTIADKTGTGSYGTANDVGVAWTPDGTPIVLAVLTGSAEQAAPSDDPLVAGVTRVLARAVTG, encoded by the coding sequence ATGTACGAGAACAGCGGGACCGGCGCCGTGCCGACGCGGCGGGCCTTGCTCGGAACGGGAGCCGGACTGCTGGCGGCCGGTCTGCTGGCGGGTTCGGCCGGGCCCGCCGCCGCACAGGACCGGGCGCCCACCGCCACGAAGGACCCGTCCTCCGCCACCGGTGACGTTCATGCGGCCCTGCGCCGTCTGGAGCGGGCACACCGCGCGCGGGTCGGCGCCTTCGCGCACAACACCGTCACCGGCGCCACGGTCGCCTACCGCGCCGACACCCGCGTCCCCCTCTGCTCGGTCTTCAAGACCCTCGCCGTCGGGGCGGTGCTGCGCGATCTCGACCACCACGGGGAGACGCTCGCCCGCCGCATCCACTACACACGCGCCGACCTCATCGCCAACTCCCCCGTCACCGCCGCCCACCTCGCCACCGGCATGACGGTCGCCGAGCTGTGCGCCGCCGCCGTCCAGCGCAGCGACAACACCGCGGCCAACCTCCTGCTGCGGGAACTCGGCGGCCCCACCGCCGTCACCGACTTCGCCCGCTCCCTCGGCGACCGCGCCACCCGCCTCGACCGCTGGGAGCCGGACCTCAACTCGGCCGAGCCCTGGCGCAGGACGGACACCACCACCCCCGCCGCCATCGGCCGCACCTTCGCCCGGCTGCTGGTGGGCGACGCGCTCACGCCGGCCGACCGGGCCCGGCTGACGGCCTGGATGAAGGCCAACGAAACGAACACGGACCGCTTCCGCGCCGGACTGCCCCGGGACTGGACCATCGCCGACAAGACGGGCACCGGCTCGTACGGCACCGCCAACGACGTGGGCGTGGCCTGGACCCCGGACGGCACCCCGATCGTGCTGGCCGTGCTGACGGGCAGCGCCGAGCAGGCCGCGCCCAGCGACGATCCGCTGGTCGCGGGCGTGACGAGGGTGCTCGCGCGGGCCGTGACGGGCTGA
- a CDS encoding bifunctional uroporphyrinogen-III C-methyltransferase/uroporphyrinogen-III synthase, producing MNPTAPNHFASGQVTFLGAGPGDPGLLTLRAVEALASADVLIADPQVLDVVRVHARAQVDTPLQTPADEASIPADVPALRDTANLVMAAARAGKRVVRAVIGDPGLDGYVAEEMLACAAEGIVFEVVPGIAAAVGVPAYAGVPLRDAHGTDVRFIDARTADERCWTEVGASDATAVVSTSLDSVAAAAGELVSAGRKPDTPLTVTVAGTTTRQRTWTATLGSVAQVLKAAKVLPSADGGQPVIAVVGERSAAAQRDRLSWFESKPLFGWRVLVPRTKEQAASLSDQLVSYGAVSHEVPTIAVEPPRTPQQMERAVKGLVTGRYEWIAFTSVNAVKAVREKFEEYGLDARAFAGIKVAAVGEQTAKALVAFGVKPDLVPSGEQSAAGLLEDWPPYDPVFDPIDRVFLPRADIATETLVAGLIELGWEVDDVTAYRTVRASPPPAETREAIKGGGFDAVLFTSSSTVRNLVGIAGKPHNVTVIACIGPATAKTAEEHGLRVDVMSPEPSVHKLAEALADFGAARRDAALEAGDPVTRPSERRPGSRRRARS from the coding sequence TTGAACCCCACCGCCCCAAACCACTTCGCCTCCGGTCAGGTCACCTTCCTGGGTGCCGGGCCGGGAGACCCGGGCCTGCTGACACTGCGTGCCGTGGAGGCGTTGGCCTCCGCGGACGTGCTGATCGCCGACCCGCAGGTGCTGGACGTGGTGCGCGTGCATGCACGCGCACAGGTCGACACACCACTGCAGACGCCAGCTGACGAGGCGTCAATTCCTGCGGACGTACCGGCGCTTCGCGACACCGCCAATCTTGTCATGGCGGCGGCCCGTGCGGGCAAGCGGGTCGTACGGGCCGTCATCGGAGACCCCGGCTTGGACGGCTATGTCGCCGAGGAGATGCTGGCCTGCGCCGCGGAGGGCATCGTCTTCGAGGTGGTGCCAGGAATCGCCGCGGCCGTCGGCGTGCCCGCGTACGCCGGGGTGCCGCTGCGCGACGCCCACGGCACCGACGTGCGGTTCATCGACGCCCGCACGGCCGATGAGCGCTGCTGGACCGAGGTCGGGGCCAGCGATGCCACCGCCGTGGTCTCCACCAGCCTCGACTCGGTGGCCGCGGCCGCCGGTGAGCTGGTGTCCGCCGGCCGTAAGCCGGACACCCCGCTGACCGTCACGGTCGCCGGCACCACCACCCGCCAGCGCACCTGGACGGCCACCCTCGGGTCGGTCGCGCAGGTGCTCAAGGCCGCCAAGGTGCTGCCGTCGGCGGACGGCGGCCAGCCGGTCATAGCCGTGGTCGGTGAGCGCAGTGCCGCGGCCCAGCGCGACCGGCTGTCGTGGTTCGAGTCCAAGCCGCTGTTCGGCTGGCGGGTGCTCGTGCCGCGGACCAAGGAGCAGGCCGCTTCGCTCTCCGACCAGCTCGTCTCGTACGGCGCGGTGTCGCACGAGGTCCCCACCATCGCCGTCGAGCCGCCGCGCACCCCGCAGCAGATGGAACGCGCGGTCAAGGGCCTGGTGACCGGCCGCTACGAGTGGATCGCCTTCACCTCGGTCAACGCCGTCAAGGCCGTCCGGGAGAAGTTCGAGGAGTACGGCCTGGATGCCCGCGCGTTCGCCGGGATCAAGGTCGCCGCGGTCGGCGAGCAGACCGCCAAGGCGCTGGTCGCCTTCGGTGTGAAGCCCGATCTGGTGCCGAGCGGTGAGCAGTCCGCCGCCGGGCTGCTGGAGGACTGGCCGCCCTACGACCCGGTCTTCGACCCGATCGACCGCGTCTTCCTGCCGCGTGCCGACATCGCGACCGAGACCCTGGTCGCGGGCCTGATCGAGCTGGGCTGGGAGGTCGACGACGTCACCGCCTACCGGACGGTGCGCGCCTCGCCGCCGCCGGCCGAGACCCGGGAAGCCATCAAGGGCGGCGGATTCGACGCGGTGCTCTTCACGTCCTCGTCGACGGTCCGGAACCTCGTCGGGATCGCGGGCAAGCCGCACAACGTGACGGTGATCGCCTGTATCGGCCCGGCCACCGCCAAGACCGCCGAGGAGCACGGCCTGCGGGTGGACGTCATGTCGCCCGAGCCGTCGGTCCACAAGCTGGCCGAGGCGCTCGCGGACTTCGGCGCGGCGCGCCGCGATGCCGCGCTGGAGGCCGGTGACCCGGTCACCCGGCCTAGCGAGCGGCGGCCCGGGTCGCGTCGGCGGGCTCGTAGCTGA
- the hemB gene encoding porphobilinogen synthase codes for MTKYGSFPGARPRRLRTTPAMRRMVAEHRLHPADLILPAFVREGISAPVPISAMPGVVQHTRDTLRKAAVEAVEAGVAGIMLFGVPEDEKKDALGTAGTDPDGILQLAIRDVRAEVGDDLVIMSDLCLDEYTDHGHCGVLDADGRVDNDATLERYAEMAQVQADAGVHTVGPSGMMDGQVGVVRDALDQTGHEDVSILAYTVKYSSAFYGPFREAVGSSLQGDRKTYQQDPANVRESLRELALDLDEGADMVMVKPALPYLDVLAKIADSVDVPVAAYQISGEYAMIEAAAEKGWIDRDKAILEALTGIKRAGADMILTYWATEVAQGL; via the coding sequence ATGACGAAGTACGGAAGCTTCCCAGGGGCGCGGCCGCGGCGCCTGCGGACCACCCCCGCCATGCGGCGGATGGTCGCGGAGCACCGGCTGCACCCGGCCGATCTGATCCTGCCCGCGTTCGTGCGCGAGGGGATCAGCGCGCCGGTGCCGATCTCCGCGATGCCGGGCGTCGTCCAGCACACGCGTGACACGCTGCGCAAGGCCGCCGTGGAGGCGGTCGAGGCGGGGGTCGCCGGGATCATGCTGTTCGGGGTGCCCGAGGACGAGAAGAAGGACGCCCTCGGCACGGCGGGCACGGATCCGGACGGCATCCTGCAGCTGGCGATCCGGGACGTGCGGGCCGAGGTCGGCGACGATCTCGTGATCATGTCGGACCTGTGCCTGGACGAGTACACCGATCACGGCCACTGCGGCGTGCTGGACGCGGACGGGCGGGTCGACAACGACGCGACGCTGGAGCGCTACGCCGAGATGGCGCAGGTGCAGGCCGACGCGGGCGTTCACACCGTGGGCCCCAGCGGGATGATGGACGGCCAGGTCGGTGTGGTCAGGGACGCCCTGGACCAGACCGGGCACGAGGACGTGTCGATCCTCGCCTACACCGTGAAGTACTCCTCCGCGTTCTACGGGCCCTTCCGTGAGGCCGTCGGCTCCTCGCTCCAGGGCGACCGGAAGACCTACCAGCAGGACCCGGCGAACGTCCGGGAGTCGCTGCGCGAGCTGGCGCTCGACCTCGACGAGGGCGCCGACATGGTGATGGTCAAGCCGGCGCTGCCGTACCTCGACGTCCTCGCGAAGATCGCGGACTCGGTGGACGTGCCCGTCGCCGCGTACCAGATCTCCGGTGAGTACGCGATGATCGAGGCGGCCGCCGAGAAGGGCTGGATCGACCGCGACAAGGCGATCCTGGAGGCGCTGACCGGCATCAAGCGGGCCGGTGCGGACATGATCCTGACGTACTGGGCGACGGAGGTCGCGCAGGGCCTGTGA
- a CDS encoding glutamyl-tRNA reductase — MSLLVVGLSHRSAPVSVLERAALAPEARGKLLQDAVSAEPVTEAAVLSTCNRIELYADVDKFHAGVAELSTLLARHGAAGLEELTPYLYVHYEDRAVHHLFSVACGLDSMVVGEGQILGQIKDALAVAQELHTAGRLLNDLFQQALRVGKRAHSETGIDKAGQSLVTFGLEQLAAGSDVESWARGKRALVIGAGSMSSLAATTLVRAGVGELVVANRTVERAERLVRILTEPGGPGAASGLGARAVAMTSVPQELASADIVVSCTGATGLVLAGEMVAAARQGNPAPLALLDLAMPRDIDAAAHRIEGAHLVDIESLADASADAPMAADVDKVRGIVSDEVAAFGAAQRAAHITPTVVALRTMAADVVSGEIARLDGRLPDLDDKQRAEITQTVRRVVDKLLHAPTVRVKQLASEPGGAGYADALRELFDLDPETVAAVSRADTRDARERA; from the coding sequence ATGAGTCTGCTGGTCGTCGGGCTGAGCCATCGCAGCGCGCCGGTGAGCGTGCTGGAGCGGGCCGCCCTTGCCCCGGAGGCGCGCGGCAAGCTGCTGCAGGACGCGGTGTCGGCCGAGCCGGTCACCGAGGCCGCGGTGCTGTCCACCTGCAACCGCATCGAGCTGTACGCCGACGTGGACAAGTTCCACGCCGGTGTCGCCGAGCTGTCCACCCTCCTGGCCCGGCACGGCGCCGCCGGGCTGGAGGAGCTGACCCCTTATCTGTACGTCCACTACGAGGACCGTGCCGTCCACCACCTCTTCTCGGTGGCCTGCGGCCTGGACTCGATGGTCGTCGGCGAGGGGCAGATCCTCGGGCAGATCAAGGACGCGCTGGCCGTCGCGCAGGAGCTGCACACCGCGGGCCGGCTGCTGAACGATCTGTTCCAGCAGGCCCTGCGGGTCGGCAAGCGCGCGCACAGCGAGACCGGCATCGACAAGGCCGGCCAGTCGCTGGTCACCTTCGGGCTGGAGCAGCTCGCGGCCGGCTCGGACGTCGAGAGCTGGGCGCGGGGCAAGCGGGCGCTGGTCATCGGCGCCGGCTCGATGTCGTCGCTGGCCGCCACCACCCTCGTACGGGCCGGTGTCGGCGAGCTGGTGGTCGCCAACCGCACCGTCGAGCGGGCCGAGCGGCTCGTCCGCATCCTCACCGAGCCCGGCGGCCCCGGTGCCGCGAGCGGGCTCGGCGCCCGCGCGGTGGCCATGACCTCGGTCCCGCAGGAGCTGGCGTCCGCCGACATCGTGGTGTCCTGTACCGGCGCGACCGGTCTGGTCCTGGCCGGTGAGATGGTCGCGGCCGCGCGCCAGGGGAACCCGGCGCCGCTGGCGCTGCTCGACCTCGCGATGCCGCGGGACATAGATGCCGCGGCGCACCGGATCGAGGGCGCGCACCTCGTCGACATCGAATCGCTGGCCGACGCGTCCGCGGACGCGCCGATGGCGGCCGACGTGGACAAGGTGCGCGGCATCGTCTCCGACGAGGTCGCCGCGTTCGGCGCGGCCCAGCGGGCCGCGCACATCACCCCCACCGTGGTCGCCCTGCGCACCATGGCGGCGGATGTCGTCAGTGGCGAGATCGCCCGGCTCGACGGCCGCCTTCCCGACCTGGACGACAAACAGCGCGCCGAGATCACCCAGACCGTGCGCCGGGTCGTCGACAAGCTGCTGCACGCCCCCACCGTGCGGGTCAAGCAGCTCGCCAGCGAGCCCGGCGGCGCCGGGTACGCGGACGCACTGCGGGAACTGTTCGACCTCGACCCCGAGACGGTCGCCGCCGTCAGCCGGGCCGATACGCGCGATGCACGGGAGCGGGCATGA
- the argS gene encoding arginine--tRNA ligase codes for MASVTSLAASVHQRVADALSAALPEAGAADPLLRRSDRADFQANGMLALAKKLKGNPRELATKVVAEIGENPLFKEVEVSGPGFLNITVTDRAIIQTLDARAADDRLGVPFKEQPGVTVIDYAQPNVAKEMHVGHLRSAVIGDALRHMLDFTGERTIGRHHIGDWGTQFGMLIQYLIENPGELAPAADVDGEQAMSNLNRVYKASRAVFDSDEQFKERARKRVVALQSGDAETLALWQRFVDESKVYFYSVFEKLDMEIRDDEIVGESAYNDMMAETARLLEESGVAVRSEGALVVFFDEIRGKDDQPVPLIVQKADGGFGYAASDLSAIRNRVFDLKATTLLYVVDVRQSLHFRMVFETARRAGWLTDGITAHNMGYGTVLGADGKPFKTRAGETVRLEDLLDEAAGRATTVVREKGAAVGLTEQEIIENGAQVGIGAVKYADLSTSASRDYKFDLDQMVSLNGDTSVYLQYAYARIRSIFRKAGDAAPAAHPELPLAPAERALGLHLDQFGEVLAEAAASYEPHKLAAYLYSLASLFTTFYDQCPVLKAEGGPDQVAGRLFLCDLTARTLHQGMALLGIRTPERL; via the coding sequence ATGGCCTCGGTCACCTCCCTCGCAGCCTCGGTCCATCAGCGCGTCGCGGACGCCCTCTCGGCAGCCCTGCCGGAGGCCGGCGCCGCCGACCCGCTGCTGCGACGAAGCGACCGGGCCGACTTCCAGGCCAACGGCATGCTGGCGCTGGCGAAGAAGCTCAAGGGCAATCCGCGGGAGCTGGCGACCAAGGTCGTCGCGGAGATCGGCGAGAACCCCCTCTTCAAGGAGGTCGAGGTCTCCGGCCCCGGCTTCCTCAACATCACGGTCACCGACCGGGCGATCATCCAGACGCTGGACGCGCGCGCCGCCGACGACCGGCTCGGCGTCCCGTTCAAGGAGCAGCCCGGCGTCACGGTCATCGACTACGCCCAGCCGAACGTCGCCAAGGAGATGCACGTCGGGCACCTGCGCTCAGCGGTCATCGGCGACGCCCTGCGCCACATGCTGGACTTCACCGGTGAGCGGACGATCGGCCGGCACCACATCGGCGACTGGGGCACCCAGTTCGGCATGCTCATCCAGTACCTGATCGAGAACCCCGGCGAGCTGGCCCCGGCGGCCGACGTCGACGGCGAGCAGGCGATGAGCAACCTCAACCGCGTCTACAAGGCCTCGCGCGCCGTCTTCGACTCCGACGAGCAGTTCAAGGAGCGGGCCCGGAAGCGGGTCGTGGCGCTCCAGTCCGGCGACGCGGAGACCCTCGCCCTGTGGCAGCGGTTCGTGGACGAGTCGAAGGTCTACTTCTACTCGGTCTTCGAGAAGCTGGACATGGAGATCCGCGACGACGAGATCGTCGGCGAGTCCGCGTACAACGACATGATGGCCGAGACGGCGCGGCTGCTGGAGGAGTCGGGCGTCGCCGTCCGCTCCGAGGGCGCGCTGGTGGTCTTCTTCGACGAGATCCGCGGCAAGGACGACCAGCCGGTGCCGCTGATCGTGCAGAAGGCGGACGGCGGCTTCGGCTACGCGGCCTCCGATCTCTCCGCGATCCGCAACCGCGTCTTCGACCTGAAGGCGACGACGCTCTTGTACGTCGTCGACGTCCGCCAGTCGCTGCACTTCCGGATGGTCTTCGAGACGGCCCGCCGGGCGGGCTGGCTGACCGACGGCATCACGGCGCACAACATGGGCTACGGCACGGTCCTCGGTGCGGACGGCAAGCCGTTCAAGACCCGTGCGGGCGAGACCGTGCGCCTGGAGGACCTGCTCGACGAGGCGGCCGGGCGGGCGACGACGGTGGTGCGCGAGAAGGGCGCGGCGGTCGGTCTGACCGAGCAGGAGATCATCGAGAACGGCGCGCAGGTCGGCATCGGCGCGGTGAAGTACGCGGACCTGTCGACGTCGGCCAGCCGGGACTACAAGTTCGACCTGGACCAGATGGTGTCGCTCAACGGCGACACGTCGGTGTACCTCCAGTACGCCTACGCCCGTATCCGGTCGATCTTCCGCAAGGCCGGTGACGCGGCCCCCGCGGCACACCCGGAGCTTCCGCTCGCCCCGGCGGAGCGGGCGCTGGGCCTGCACCTCGACCAGTTCGGCGAGGTGCTCGCCGAGGCCGCCGCCTCGTACGAGCCGCACAAGCTCGCCGCGTACCTCTACAGCCTCGCCTCGCTCTTCACGACCTTCTACGACCAGTGCCCGGTCCTGAAGGCGGAGGGCGGGCCGGACCAGGTCGCGGGCCGGCTGTTCCTCTGCGACCTGACCGCCCGCACCCTCCACCAGGGCATGGCTCTGCTCGGAATCCGTACGCCCGAGCGCCTCTGA
- a CDS encoding DUF397 domain-containing protein has protein sequence MTLKPSGGNSSALAWIKSSYSSSDGPECVEVATAPGTVLIRDSKNPDGPRLAFAPTAWADFLPYASKR, from the coding sequence ATGACACTCAAGCCCTCCGGCGGGAACAGCTCCGCCCTGGCATGGATAAAGAGCAGTTATAGCTCCAGCGACGGGCCCGAATGCGTCGAGGTCGCGACCGCTCCCGGCACCGTCCTCATCCGCGACTCCAAGAACCCCGACGGTCCCCGTCTCGCCTTCGCCCCCACCGCCTGGGCCGACTTCCTGCCGTACGCCTCCAAGCGCTGA
- the hemC gene encoding hydroxymethylbilane synthase: MNDSTTRALRLGTRRSKLAMAQSGQVAEAVRRVTGRPVELVEITTYGDTSREHLAQIGGTGVFVSALRDALLAGEIDFAVHSLKDLPTTQPDDLTLAAIPVREDPRDALIARDGLTFEQLPDGARVGTGSPRRMAQLNAWARSLGRSVEAVPIRGNIDTRIGFVEKGELDAVVLAAAGLTRIGRIDEATQLLSPDVVLPAPGQGALAIECAAVNADLAAQLAELDDPDTRAAVTAERSLLAALEAGCSAPVGALADLSPSSRLRSSTGGPKADEQAVTELHLRGVVGTTDGSTLVQLSTTGHAPATPDDVSVPLKLGRELAAEMLAKGAAGLMGERAL; encoded by the coding sequence ATGAACGACAGCACCACACGAGCGCTGAGGCTGGGCACCCGGCGCAGCAAGCTCGCCATGGCCCAGTCCGGGCAGGTGGCCGAGGCGGTCCGCCGGGTGACCGGCCGGCCGGTCGAGCTGGTGGAGATCACCACGTACGGCGACACCTCCCGTGAGCACCTCGCGCAGATCGGCGGCACCGGCGTGTTCGTCTCCGCGCTGCGCGACGCGCTGCTCGCCGGGGAGATCGACTTCGCCGTGCATTCCCTCAAGGACCTGCCCACCACGCAGCCCGACGACCTGACCCTGGCGGCCATACCCGTCCGGGAGGACCCCCGTGACGCGCTGATCGCCAGGGACGGGCTCACTTTCGAGCAGCTGCCCGACGGTGCCCGCGTGGGGACCGGCTCCCCCAGGAGGATGGCGCAGCTCAACGCCTGGGCCCGGTCGCTGGGCCGGAGCGTGGAGGCCGTGCCGATACGGGGGAACATCGACACCCGCATCGGCTTCGTCGAGAAGGGTGAACTGGACGCGGTCGTACTCGCCGCCGCCGGACTCACCCGCATCGGCCGTATCGACGAGGCGACGCAGCTGCTGTCGCCCGACGTGGTTTTGCCCGCCCCCGGCCAGGGGGCACTGGCGATCGAGTGTGCTGCGGTCAACGCAGACCTCGCCGCCCAGCTCGCCGAGCTCGACGACCCGGACACCCGGGCCGCCGTGACCGCCGAGCGCTCCCTGCTCGCCGCCCTGGAGGCCGGCTGTTCCGCACCCGTCGGAGCACTGGCCGATCTTTCCCCAAGCTCTCGACTTCGTTCGAGCACGGGAGGCCCCAAGGCTGACGAGCAGGCTGTCACCGAATTGCACCTGCGCGGCGTCGTCGGCACGACCGACGGCAGCACGCTGGTGCAACTGTCCACCACCGGGCACGCACCTGCCACTCCCGACGACGTGTCGGTCCCGCTGAAGCTGGGCCGTGAACTCGCCGCCGAGATGCTCGCAAAGGGTGCGGCCGGTCTTATGGGGGAGCGAGCACTTTGA
- a CDS encoding ATP-binding protein, translating into MNQRITRISSSVTGLATDPAQALRYSVPLSATPRGARLARLLAVEQLASWGLPFDPARLLVAELAANAVQHGRVAGRSFRLTLAVVPPATLRIEVTDTRGDRLPVRASDGRGALAESGHGLLLVAETADRWGVEEGPVPCKTVWAELALGPAAEG; encoded by the coding sequence GTGAATCAGCGAATCACCCGAATCAGCAGTTCCGTTACCGGTCTCGCGACGGACCCCGCCCAGGCGCTCCGGTACTCCGTTCCGCTCTCCGCCACGCCCCGGGGAGCACGGCTGGCGCGCCTTCTGGCCGTGGAGCAACTGGCCTCGTGGGGGCTGCCCTTCGACCCGGCCCGGCTGCTTGTTGCCGAGCTGGCGGCGAACGCGGTGCAGCACGGCCGCGTCGCCGGGCGGAGTTTCCGGCTCACTCTCGCCGTCGTCCCGCCCGCTACGCTCCGTATCGAGGTGACCGACACCCGCGGTGACCGGCTGCCCGTCCGTGCGTCGGACGGCCGCGGCGCCCTGGCCGAGTCCGGGCACGGGCTGCTGCTCGTCGCGGAGACGGCGGACCGGTGGGGCGTCGAGGAGGGGCCGGTGCCGTGCAAGACCGTGTGGGCGGAGCTGGCTCTCGGTCCGGCTGCCGAGGGCTGA
- a CDS encoding helix-turn-helix domain-containing protein — protein sequence MSHIRPYQPDRYTIIGNHLAQHRELSLTAIGVGTHILSLPEGAAVDIRSLAARFPEGRDRIAFALRELEAYGYVERVRERTADGRVLTRTYAHHAPGVPEEPRAARVPQPPPSAPPVPEHAPEAIPEPAPEPVPDPDPESVPEAAPDAHQVTARALLAALRRTDDRLTLSGRDVRRLASAVATWFENGATAAAVHRTLTAALPSELKNPAGLLAHRLREMLPPPLPPGREAAPDTNDRGSPGPEPFQTCDGCERAFRAREPGCCRDCRSEPAPADPAVAA from the coding sequence GTGTCCCACATCCGGCCGTACCAGCCGGACCGGTACACGATCATCGGCAACCACCTCGCCCAGCACCGCGAGCTGTCCCTGACCGCGATCGGGGTGGGCACCCACATCCTGTCGCTGCCCGAGGGCGCCGCCGTCGACATCCGCAGCCTCGCCGCCCGTTTCCCCGAGGGGCGGGACCGGATCGCCTTCGCCCTGCGGGAGTTGGAGGCGTACGGCTATGTCGAGCGGGTGCGGGAGCGGACCGCCGACGGCCGCGTGCTCACCCGTACGTACGCCCATCACGCTCCTGGCGTCCCGGAGGAGCCCCGCGCGGCGCGCGTGCCACAGCCGCCGCCGTCCGCCCCGCCGGTGCCGGAACACGCCCCTGAAGCCATCCCTGAACCCGCCCCGGAGCCCGTCCCTGACCCTGACCCGGAAAGCGTCCCCGAGGCGGCCCCCGACGCGCACCAGGTCACGGCCCGCGCCCTCCTCGCGGCGCTGCGCCGGACCGATGACCGGCTCACCCTCTCCGGGCGAGACGTGCGGCGCCTGGCCTCCGCCGTGGCCACCTGGTTCGAGAACGGCGCCACGGCGGCGGCCGTCCACCGCACGCTGACCGCCGCTCTCCCGTCCGAGCTGAAGAACCCGGCGGGGCTGCTCGCGCACCGCCTCCGGGAGATGCTTCCGCCGCCGCTGCCCCCGGGGCGCGAGGCCGCCCCTGATACGAACGACCGTGGCTCACCCGGTCCGGAGCCGTTCCAGACCTGCGACGGCTGCGAGCGCGCGTTCCGTGCGCGGGAGCCCGGGTGCTGCCGGGACTGCCGGAGTGAGCCGGCGCCCGCCGATCCCGCCGTGGCGGCCTGA
- a CDS encoding CsbD family protein, with translation MTAKRKMQAKGAQAIGAMKEVVGRATHNRKLEAEGKAEKSAGHGLDASEKTKDAARKHMP, from the coding sequence ATGACCGCCAAGCGCAAGATGCAGGCCAAGGGCGCCCAGGCCATCGGCGCCATGAAGGAAGTCGTCGGCCGGGCCACGCACAACCGCAAGCTCGAGGCCGAGGGCAAGGCCGAGAAGTCCGCCGGGCACGGGCTGGACGCGAGCGAGAAGACCAAGGACGCGGCGCGCAAGCACATGCCCTGA
- a CDS encoding helix-turn-helix domain-containing protein — protein MDDDEASAVMKAVARQVKLWREAAGLTQTELGAAIGYGEEMVSSVERGRRIPRPEFLDRTDEVTGADGKVAALKADVAAIRYPKKVRDLKKLEAESVELCAYNNSVIHGLLQTDEYARAVIGNRQPPFPQSEIERRVAGRMDRQGIISTTTGLPVLSFVQCEATLRRCTGGTMVLRRQLERLLEVGQLSNVSIQVLPLRREENAGLDGPFQLLRLKDGSTVGHSESQLVSRVISNPKELQILELRYGMIRAQALTPRESLAFIEKVRGET, from the coding sequence ATGGACGACGACGAGGCCAGTGCGGTCATGAAGGCCGTGGCCCGGCAGGTGAAGCTCTGGCGGGAGGCGGCCGGCCTCACCCAGACGGAATTGGGCGCGGCGATCGGGTACGGGGAGGAGATGGTCTCCTCCGTGGAGCGCGGCCGCCGGATCCCCCGGCCGGAGTTCCTGGACCGCACGGACGAGGTGACGGGCGCGGACGGCAAGGTCGCGGCACTGAAGGCGGACGTGGCCGCGATCCGGTACCCGAAGAAGGTACGGGACTTGAAGAAGCTGGAGGCGGAGTCGGTCGAGCTGTGCGCGTACAACAACTCGGTGATTCATGGGTTGTTGCAGACGGATGAGTACGCACGCGCGGTGATCGGAAACCGGCAGCCGCCCTTCCCGCAGAGCGAGATCGAGCGGCGCGTGGCCGGTCGCATGGACCGCCAGGGGATCATCAGCACCACAACAGGATTGCCGGTGCTCAGCTTCGTCCAGTGCGAGGCGACGTTGCGGCGGTGCACCGGGGGCACAATGGTCCTGCGCAGACAGCTCGAACGGTTGTTGGAGGTCGGGCAGTTGTCGAACGTGTCGATCCAGGTCCTGCCCCTGCGTCGCGAAGAGAACGCGGGGCTTGACGGGCCGTTCCAGCTGCTCAGGCTGAAGGATGGCTCCACCGTCGGGCACAGCGAGAGCCAGCTCGTCAGCCGGGTGATCTCCAATCCCAAAGAGCTCCAGATCCTCGAATTGCGCTATGGCATGATCCGGGCGCAGGCGCTCACCCCACGGGAGTCGCTTGCCTTCATCGAGAAAGTGCGGGGAGAGACATGA